The Bdellovibrionales bacterium genome segment AAGCTGGAAGAATTAAGTATATCGAGTTCTACGCGGAGTGTTTTTATGACAACGAAGGAAAGATTGTACGGGTCCTAGGAAGTGATTGGGACGTCAGTAACTCTATCCAACAACAGCTCGAAAACGAAACCCAACGCACACGCCTCAAAGAGGCCTCAAAAATGGCCACATTGGGACAAATGGCGGGCGGAATCGCACATGAAATCAATAATCCATTGGCTATTATTCAAGGGCTATCCTCTCGGATTCATAAAATACTCACTCGAAATTCAATTGGTCCACTGGAACCAAAAGCCTCAGCAGAAGCCTTTAAGCACCTTGATACAATTATGTCTACTTGTGACAGAATTTCGCAAATCATTAAGGGTCTCAAGTCATTCTCGCGAAACGCAGACCGGGACCCTTTCGCGTTGACACCCTTAAAAGATACACTGAACGAAACCATTGAGCTCTGCAGAGAGAGATTTCATCTCTCCGGGATTGTCTTCAAAATTGCAACCATTCCAGATGTCAACATAAGCACACGCTCGTGCCAGATTTCTCAGGTCCTCTTGAACTTACTGAGTAACTCATACGACGCGACAAAAGATCAGAAGGAAAAGTGGATCGAATTGGGCATTTTGCGAGTCAACGAGTATCTGATTGATCTCAGCATCACTGACAGTGGTCATGGGATTCCAAAGGAAATTGCAGAAAAAATAATGAGCCCATTCTTTACCACCAAGCCAGTCGGAAAAGGTACGGGACTTGGCCTAAGCATTTCAAAAGAGATTATTGAAGGCCACTCTGGAACCCTCTCTCTTGATGATTCGTCACCTCACACGAGATTCGTGATTCGTCTTCCACTTGCCTCCGAATCACAAAAGATATCGGCATAATATGAGCCGACATCAATCGGCCTTCTCTTCTTCTTTCAGGTCAAATCACAATAATGCAGATCTCCCTTGCATTTTATTAGATATTTTTTGAATATAGTCGTTCCCTTTTCAAGGAGTCTCATTTTGAATAATTACTATAAGCTCTCCTTATCTCTATTTATTCTTCTTTCTTTTCTTTCTTCAGGGGCGACAGGTAATCGGCCCATAAAAGTTGGATCTTCTCCAGTTGTCAGCAGTGTCGGGATCTATATCGCTATGGATAAAGGATATTTTAAAGATGAAGGACTCGATGTAAATGTCACTGACTTTAAAAACTCCGGAGCCCCCATGACTCTTCTACTCGCCAAGGGAGAGTTAGATGTCGGAGCGGGAAATCTGACTTCTGGCCTCTTTAATGCGATGACAGAGGGACAACAGTTCAAGCTCGTCGCTGATAAAGGTCATTTGGCATTAGACCGCGACTACATAGGTCTCCTCGTTCGTGAAGATCATCTTGCCAATGGACGATATAAGAATTTCGGAGATCTAAAGGGATTCAAGATGGGTCTTACTGCTTTGGACGGAGTATCCCAACAAATAATCGCCGAAAGATTTCTTGCAAAAGCAGGCCTTACGGCCAAAGACGTAACTTTCGTTAAGCTTTCCTATGCCGAAATGAATGTTGCGCTCAGAACAAAACAAATCGACGCTTGCATTCAATTAGAACCATTCCTGACTCAAGCAGAAAAAGATGGCATCGGAAAAAGAGTGGTGGGCGGGGTGGAAGTGCACCCTCGTCAACAAAGTGCAGCTATTTTCTTTTCTCCCAATTTTATTTCTGAACGCCCTGCTGATGGAATTAAATTTATGAAGGCATATTTGCGAGGGGTTCGACTTTACAACAAGTCAATTGAAAACAAGTCTTTTGATAAGGATCTCCTTGTATCCCTGAAAAAACACATTCCGGTCGGTCAAGATACCTTATGGACTGAAATGCGACCCGTCGGATTAAATAACAATGGTCTTCTCGACTTAACCTCACTTCAACAGGATTTGGAATGGTATCGGAATAGGAAATACTTAACTAAGCCTCTCAAAGTCGAGGAAGTTGTAGAATTAGAATTTGCAAATCAAGCGACCACACTTTTAGACAATGCCACCAATTGATAATTTGTCGCCGCCTAGAAATGAGTTGATTGTATTTAAGGATGTTCACTTCTCCTTTGGAACCCGAGAAATTTTTAGGTCGCTCGACTTTGAATTGAGGCCTAAAGAGATAGTCGTGCTCATCGGTGGAAGTGGCTCTGGAAAAACGACCTTTCTTCGATTGGCGGCCGGCCTACTTAAGCCAGATTTGGGACAGATTCAGCTTTCTTCCCAAGTGCAAGAATGGGGGTACGTTAGCCAAAATTCAGGACTTGTTCCTTGGCTTGATGTCATGCAAAATCTTCGGGTTTTTCTAAAGAACACCAGTGAGACTTTTGAAAAATGTAAGGAATTGCTAAATCGTTTTGGATTGAGTTCCTACGAGGCTCTTTATCCCCGTGATCTCTCGGGGGGAATGAAACAAAAAGTTTCACTGATTCGAGCTTTTGCATCAAATCCTGAGATTGTTCTGATGGATGAGCCTTTTTCTCACCTCGACATGGCACTAAAAAGCGAGCTCTATCTTTTTGCACGCGAACTCTGGCAAACGACGGGGGCTGCCGTGATACTGGTGACCCACGACATAGATGAGGCCCTTCTTTTAGCCCATCGAATTCTTATTTGCTCAGCCCAAGACAAAAATCTTGCCGCGAGTCCTTCACCTCCCATTTTAGCTGATTCAATTGTTGAGTTACGTGCCAATCCTTCTTACATAGGCGAGTATTCTGCTCTTTTTAAGGTTTTAATTGATGAATATAACAAACAGAATTGGAATAGGCTTCATTAGTCTGTTCTCAGTGGCATTCATTTGGGAGATCCTTGCGCGACAAAACTTTGTCGACTCCAGTATCTTTCCCCCTCCCACGAGAATACTTTGGCGTCTTTGTGAACTTCTGTTTCAGGACCCTGATTTTTCGGTTCATCTCATCTCGAGTTCGCGGCGCTTTTTGATTGGTGGACTTCTTGGAGCTACTTCAGCCGTGATTTTAGCCTACCTGGTTAAGTCAAAAGACTTCTTTCAAAAATTCATTGATCCATGGATAGCTGTTCTCTATCCTCTTCCAAAAGTGGCTTTGGTCCCATTCTTTCTTCTCATTTTTGGCCTAGGGGACCTATCCAAAATTGCAATGATTGCCATGGGCGTATTTTTTCTGGTTTACATTAATATTTACGCAGGATTTTTGCGACTGAATCAATCGGCCTTACTCGATTTATTTCGCATCTATCATGTAAGTCCCTTTAAGACCCAATATGAATTCTATGGAAAAGGCGTTGTTCCTGATT includes the following:
- a CDS encoding PAS domain S-box protein, producing the protein MSSSGGSKNSHSPKSSAHFDAIISSLVTGFVLHDSRGGIIDFNPAALEILGLTSDQLLGRTSMDPRWKSIRQDGSPFPGNEHPAMLALKTGQNQKNVIMGIEQPNSARRWIKINAVPLFSQRNSSERGPDQVISTFNDVTELVNLNQALTKLKERHEVAVRSVTFCLWEWDLKTGTIVWDKNMYDLMEIECDKFSPDYDTFFRSILPEDSEKIKSVMSLAFSKKEPNVRSVFRIRTKAGRIKYIEFYAECFYDNEGKIVRVLGSDWDVSNSIQQQLENETQRTRLKEASKMATLGQMAGGIAHEINNPLAIIQGLSSRIHKILTRNSIGPLEPKASAEAFKHLDTIMSTCDRISQIIKGLKSFSRNADRDPFALTPLKDTLNETIELCRERFHLSGIVFKIATIPDVNISTRSCQISQVLLNLLSNSYDATKDQKEKWIELGILRVNEYLIDLSITDSGHGIPKEIAEKIMSPFFTTKPVGKGTGLGLSISKEIIEGHSGTLSLDDSSPHTRFVIRLPLASESQKISA
- a CDS encoding ABC transporter substrate-binding protein, with product MNNYYKLSLSLFILLSFLSSGATGNRPIKVGSSPVVSSVGIYIAMDKGYFKDEGLDVNVTDFKNSGAPMTLLLAKGELDVGAGNLTSGLFNAMTEGQQFKLVADKGHLALDRDYIGLLVREDHLANGRYKNFGDLKGFKMGLTALDGVSQQIIAERFLAKAGLTAKDVTFVKLSYAEMNVALRTKQIDACIQLEPFLTQAEKDGIGKRVVGGVEVHPRQQSAAIFFSPNFISERPADGIKFMKAYLRGVRLYNKSIENKSFDKDLLVSLKKHIPVGQDTLWTEMRPVGLNNNGLLDLTSLQQDLEWYRNRKYLTKPLKVEEVVELEFANQATTLLDNATN
- a CDS encoding ATP-binding cassette domain-containing protein — its product is MLIGGSGSGKTTFLRLAAGLLKPDLGQIQLSSQVQEWGYVSQNSGLVPWLDVMQNLRVFLKNTSETFEKCKELLNRFGLSSYEALYPRDLSGGMKQKVSLIRAFASNPEIVLMDEPFSHLDMALKSELYLFARELWQTTGAAVILVTHDIDEALLLAHRILICSAQDKNLAASPSPPILADSIVELRANPSYIGEYSALFKVLIDEYNKQNWNRLH
- a CDS encoding ABC transporter permease — its product is MNITNRIGIGFISLFSVAFIWEILARQNFVDSSIFPPPTRILWRLCELLFQDPDFSVHLISSSRRFLIGGLLGATSAVILAYLVKSKDFFQKFIDPWIAVLYPLPKVALVPFFLLIFGLGDLSKIAMIAMGVFFLVYINIYAGFLRLNQSALLDLFRIYHVSPFKTQYEFYGKGVVPDLLIGLKTGAGYGLTLMVVSEYTGGQNGIGYFIWRSWDLFKILDLYSGVIFIGVAGLLINSLFDYAINKISRQYAL